In one window of Branchiostoma floridae strain S238N-H82 chromosome 14, Bfl_VNyyK, whole genome shotgun sequence DNA:
- the LOC118430410 gene encoding C-type mannose receptor 2-like produces the protein MTACDDCMARKTSCGYIVCGSPDQYRCGLIYSPGYPHAFPSSAICLWTIDGPPGSYVTLVLLDVDLPCGSRVLQVRDRFLTVGWNTIHGLCRGEGEQKRYVSSSNEMRLVMLATSHIADFGDSRGFMATYNVSTFSASRQVEGIPDDAGFICPCGWRLFRRNCYLTSRHHVRVNWEEADAKCREFDANLTSIADRAEMEFLHLLLVTNVVVKRIVDPTLYIGLYDIHLNRTFVWTDGIPVTYMDWSPMDVRTWFPQPDGAKMSYCVAIVMKNVWGTDQWYDVSCDERATRSFICKRAAGRVTRPGDSG, from the exons ATGACAG CGTGCGACGATTGCATGGCCAGGAAAACGTCCTGTGGGTATATCGTTTGTGGCAGCCCTGACCAATATCGCTGTGGGCTGATCTACTCCCCCGGATACCCACACGCCTTCCCTTCTTCAGCCATCTGTCTGTGGACCATCGATGGTCCTCCTGGAAGCTACGTCACGCTTGTGCTGCTGGACGTAGATTTGCCCTGCGGCAGCCGCGTGCTGCAGGTCAGGGACAGGTTCCTGACGGTAGGGTGGAACACGATCCACGGGCTGTGTCGCGGCGAGGGCGAACAGAAGCGTTATGTGTCGAGCTCCAATGAGATGCGTTTGGTCATGCTGGCGACGAGTCACATTGCTGATTTTGGCGACAGTCGCGGGTTTATGGCGACGTACAACGTCAGTACGTTCAGCGCTAGCCGACAAGTGGAGGGCATTCCTGatgatgcag GTTTCATCTGCCCATGCGGTTGGCGCTTGTTCCGCCGAAACTGCTACCTGACATCTCGCCATCACGTACGTGTGAACTGGGAGGAGGCAGACGCCAAGTGCCGAGAGTTTGACGCCAACTTAACCAGCATCGCTGACCGGGCGGAGATGGAGTTTCTCCACCTGCTGTTGGTCACCAACGTTGTCGTCAAACGCATCGTTGATCCAACGCTTTACATTG GTCTGTACGACATCCACCTGAACCGAACCTTTGTCTGGACCGATGGCATCCCGGTGACTTACATGGACTG GTCACCCATGGATGTAAGAACCTGGTTCCCACAGCCGGACGGAGCCAAGATGAGCTACTGcgttgccatagtgatgaaGAACGTCTGGGGAACGGACCAGTGGTACGACGTGTCCTGTGATGAACGAGCCACCAGGTCCTTCATCTGCAAGCGGGCGGCCGGAAGGGTGACCCGTCCGGGAGACAGTGGCTAA
- the LOC118430878 gene encoding brevican core protein-like, giving the protein MAKTTAGQALTNVRGHVHNFTSSAGKDEHYFAIAVPARVVRLTPESWLDRTTWRVGLLGCPVKENHVNYTSCGKGWTMSEGRCYQKFASPLVWWAAERYCQSLGGHLAAVNTPQENEFIRDNIGNGWIGMKIGAVLIKKEREKIVNFTWSDGSPAGDAFREQDISFDGFPEYILRLNDPFCAFLEDHGPWSLQPCSLIEKEFICEKGAINVDKCPCIRHPSVSMTVKLPQPILS; this is encoded by the exons CACAACTTCACCAGTAGTGCTGGCAAAGATGAGCATTACTTCGCCATAGCAGTGCCGGCCAGGGTGGTGAGGCTCACACCGGAATCATGGCTGGACAGGACTACATGGAGGGTAGGGCTACTGGGATGTCCCGTGAAAG AGAATCATGTAAACTACACATCCTGTGGGAAAGGCTGGACGATGTCTGAAGGACGATGCTACCAGAAGTTTGCCTCCCCGCTTGTCTGGTGGGCTGCGGAGCGGTACTGCCAATCCCTGGGGGGTCATCTGGCGGCCGTCAACACGCCACAGGAAAACGAGTTCATCCGTGACAACATAGGGAATGGATGGATAGGGATGAAGATAGGTGCTGTCTTGatcaagaaagagagagag AAAATTGTCAACTTCACTTGGAGCGACGGAAGTCCTGCGGGTGACGCTTTCAGGGAACAGGACATTTCATTCGACGGTTTCCCGGAATACATTTTGCGGTTAAATGACCCCTTCTGCGCCTTTCTAGAAGACCACG GTCCATGGAGCCTTCAGCCTTGCAGCCTGATTGAGAAGGAATTCATCTGTGAGAAAGGTGCGATAAACGTTGACAAATGTCCCTGT ATCCGGCATCCTTCCGTGTCGATGACTGTGAAACTACCACAACCCATACTGAGTTAG